Genomic window (Prosthecochloris aestuarii DSM 271):
CTGTGAGAGTTCATCCTGAAAGAGCAGAAGTTCCTCTATTGATTTTCCATACTTTTTTTTGATTTTCTGCAGTTTGAGCTGTCGTTCGCGCAGGTTTTCAAGCTGTTCCTGGTTGTACTCGATTCCGCCGCCATAGCTTCGCAGGGTCCGGCTCAGTTCCTCGACAAGACTTCTGGCATTTTGCAGCTCTTCGACACGGGCGATAAATGTCGTGTCGATGCGGGCGAGCTTTTCAAGATGGTGTACTGCTTCGGAAATCAGGACAAAGGCTGAGCGTTCGTTGTCGTAGAGTTCATCATTGATCGTGTCGCACTGTTCTGTGAGTGTTTCAGCATTTTCAAGCAGCAGGATCTCTTCTTCCAGACCGGCCTCCTCATCGATTTTGAGATTGAGCGACATGAGTTCCTGGTGCTGATATTCCAGCATTCCCTTTTGTTTTTCGAGCATTTCTGCCCGCATTGTCAGTTCAAGAAGCTTTTTGCGCTCTTCCTGCAGTTGCTGGTAGACGATGCTGTACTGGGTTGTCAGGCTTTCGATGGATGCGTATTGGTCCAGCATGACTCCGTGCGTCTCCTGATGAAGCAGCAGCTGATGTTCGTGCTGCCCGTGCAGATCGATGAGCTGATCGCCGATCTGGCGAAGTACCTGCACGGTGCAGGGGGTGTCGTTGATGAAGCAGCGGGATTGGCCTTTGAGCTGAATTTCGCGACGCAGAATGATCTCTTCTCCCGAGTCGATGCCTGCATCTTCAAGCAGCTGATCGGTTCTTGTGCGGTCATATCCTGTAAGGGTAGCTTCGATTACCGCTTTTTTGCTTCCGGACCTGACCAGGTCGGTGCTTGCTCTGACCCCGAGCACCTGATTGAGCGCTCCCATCAGGATGGATTTGCCTGCCCCGGTTTCACCGGTGATGATCGTCAGTCCCGAAGAGAATGCAAGAGAGAGTTCCTCGATCAGCGCGAAGTCTCTGATGTAAAGATGTGTCAGCATGGTCCGGATGCGTGGTTATCATTCCATATGCCCAAAAGATAATGTTTCGCAGTCAGGATAAAAAAGAGTGCCGTGCTGAATTGTTGATGCGGCACACTGCAGTGAGGGCTGGTTAGCCCTCACTGATCAGCGTGATCGTCGTTTCAAGCGTTGTCGACAAGGTGGTACCGTTCACATTGAGACGTGCAATATAGATCCCTGATGCGAGAGTTTCGCCGTTGTCGTTCCGGCCATCCCATTCAAGGATGGTCGACGGTCCGGCGGGCAGCCCGTTTGCCAGGCGCTTTACTTCTGCAAGGTTGCTGTCGTAGATGACGAGTGACATCTGATATGCTCCATAGGGAAGATCGATTTCGAACGCCATGCTCTCCTGGCGTGTTGAGAATTGTTCGGGGATCGCCTTGATTACGGGTATTCTCTGCAGATCATGCTGTGTCAGATAGACGCTGTTGCGTATTCCGGGTGTTCCGCC
Coding sequences:
- the recN gene encoding DNA repair protein RecN codes for the protein MLTHLYIRDFALIEELSLAFSSGLTIITGETGAGKSILMGALNQVLGVRASTDLVRSGSKKAVIEATLTGYDRTRTDQLLEDAGIDSGEEIILRREIQLKGQSRCFINDTPCTVQVLRQIGDQLIDLHGQHEHQLLLHQETHGVMLDQYASIESLTTQYSIVYQQLQEERKKLLELTMRAEMLEKQKGMLEYQHQELMSLNLKIDEEAGLEEEILLLENAETLTEQCDTINDELYDNERSAFVLISEAVHHLEKLARIDTTFIARVEELQNARSLVEELSRTLRSYGGGIEYNQEQLENLRERQLKLQKIKKKYGKSIEELLLFQDELSQELSLQEDLDDRLKAVETTIASLKTTLSAIAIEIHDARQKASFELQEIISGELAGLGIPHSEFSVHLSAEASPDGDISANGECYRAFHTGYDIIEFLISTNPGEEPKPLGKVASGGEISRIMLALKRALATNARLPILVFDEIDTGISGAVAEAVGKSLKMLSRLHQIISITHLPQIAAMADTHLFVEKNVHENRTHTTVRQLDAEEHLKAVAQLFGGHHPSDASLKVAAQLLGAAKGI